In Musa acuminata AAA Group cultivar baxijiao chromosome BXJ3-9, Cavendish_Baxijiao_AAA, whole genome shotgun sequence, a single genomic region encodes these proteins:
- the LOC135648877 gene encoding uncharacterized protein LOC135648877, with the protein MADGSDLFFVTDDLSTHLSAPASSWSSPSASRTPTAVPDSFVPVFSSGPSFRDPDTDCSSGHSDYSDDDHSILSLDLFRRRRLCHQKPSFVSGTAMDHHFPEPFGSPVFRVSEGPEEIGTPACLGVGLRPRFDREEDDDNAPEDADREVVVPDWATDDFFVGRRSSPSDSIEFSRARPIDSWDLRVAGFDSDSDSDEQIVAMGNEQIVAIGMNSDDGEERYRISDDLGLPFCWEGLQLGDDRRDDNEGFEWEEIDRQDEERDVLGIMVLGNEGRSDEIRRYSDDQVEHEHEGLVRNVDWEVLLAVNNLGRIPLDPDDVEPYFEDQDGLVYTSDYESFEVLFTQFSEQDSNPKGSPPAAKSVVDNLPSVVLMKEDTADVDAVCAVCKDGILNEERVKRLPCFHHYHEECILPWLGIRNTCPLCRFELPTDDPEYEKQKARREDASVILHNEARLRYDFEMLPEADNL; encoded by the coding sequence ATGGCCGACGGTAGCGATCTCTTCTTCGTCACCGACGATCTATCGACCCACTTGTCCGCTCCGGCCTCCTCCTGGTCCTCTCCCTCCGCTTCCCGTACCCCCACTGCTGTCCCGGACTCCTTCGTCCCCGTCTTCTCGTCCGGCCCCTCGTTCCGAGACCCAGACACCGACTGTAGCTCCGGCCATTCCGACTACTCTGACGACGACCATTCCATCCTCTCCCTTGACctcttccgccgccgccgcctttgCCACCAGAAACCGTCCTTCGTCTCCGGCACTGCCATGGACCACCACTTCCCGGAGCCCTTCGGTTCCCCCGTCTTTAGGGTTTCTGAGGGACCCGAGGAGATCGGCACCCCTGCCTGCCTCGGCGTTGGGCTTAGGCCACGGTTCGACAGGGAGGAAGATGACGACAACGCTCCGGAGGATGCAGACAGGGAGGTGGTTGTTCCGGATTGGGCAACGGACGACTTCTTCGTCGGGAGGAGGAGCTCCCCTTCCGATTCGATCGAGTTCTCGAGGGCTCGGCCAATTGATTCCTGGGATCTTAGGGTTGCCGGATTCGACTCTGATTCAGATTCGGATGAGCAGATCGTGGCGATGGGCAACGAACAGATTGTTGCGATCGGCATGAATTCCGATGACGGCGAGGAACGGTACAGGATCTCCGACGATTTAGGTCTCCCTTTCTGTTGGGAAGGCCTCCAACTGGGTGACGACCGGAGGGATGACAACGAGGGGTTCGAGTGGGAGGAGATCGATCGTCAGGACGAAGAAAGGGATGTTCTTGGTATTATGGTTCTTGGCAATGAGGGGAGATCTGATGAGATTAGACGATACAGTGATGATCAAGTTGAGCATGAGCATGAAGGATTGGTCAGAAACGTTGATTGGGAGGTCCTTTTGGCCGTGAACAATTTGGGAAGGATCCCTTTGGATCCTGATGATGTCGAACCCTATTTTGAGGATCAAGACGGCCTTGTCTATACATCTGATTACGAGTCCTTCGAGGTCTTATTCACGCAATTCAGCGAGCAGGATAGCAATCCCAAGGGTAGCCCTCCAGCAGCGAAGTCGGTGGTCGATAACCTCCCATCTGTTGTCTTGATGAAAGAAGACACTGCTGATGTTGATGCAGTTTGTGCGGTTTGTAAGGATGGGATTCTGAATGAGGAAAGAGTTAAGAGGCTGCCGTGTTTCCACCATTATCACGAGGAATGCATCTTGCCATGGCTGGGGATCCGCAACACCTGCCCCCTCTGTAGATTCGAGTTGCCGACAGACGATCCTGAATACGAGAAGCAGAAGGCAAGGAGGGAAGATGCGAGTGTTATCCTGCATAATGAAGCTCGGCTCAGGTATGATTTTGAAATGTTACCTGAAGCTGACAACCTCTAG
- the LOC135650042 gene encoding basic leucine zipper 43-like, with the protein MHPGEIASFGYLSPSDSPAFSVTSHLSSLFGPYLAQQLQTTPLMHCLSSSAAWDEAGGHQLSVAEERRKRRMISNRESARRSRMRKQKHFSELWTQVVHLRSANRQLLDELNRVMRERDRIMHENDQLRHEETELRKKLERLPAVFGCAPHGAEKL; encoded by the coding sequence ATGCATCCTGGAGAGATTGCCAGCTTCGGCTACCTTTCACCTTCAGATTCACCTGCTTTCAGTGTCACCTCCCATCTTAGCAGCCTCTTTGGACCTTATCTCGCACAGCAACTCCAGACCACTCCGTTGATGCACTGCCTCAGTAGCAGCGCAGCTTGGGATGAGGCAGGCGGGCACCAACTGAGCGTagcagaagagaggaggaagaggaggatgataTCGAACAGGGAGTCAGCTCGGCGGTCGCGGATGAGAAAGCAGAAGCACTTCAGCGAGCTGTGGACGCAGGTCGTCCACCTCCGGTCGGCGAACCGGCAGCTCCTCGACGAGCTGAACCGGGTGATGAGAGAGCGTGATCGGATCATGCACGAGAACGACCAGCTCAGACACGAAGAGACCGAGCTCCGGAAGAAGCTTGAGAGGTTACCGGCGGTGTTCGGCTGTGCTCCACATGGTGCAGAGAAGCTTTGA